The Bernardetia litoralis DSM 6794 genome includes a window with the following:
- a CDS encoding response regulator — protein MGSKKILIAEDSSVIQNITRKVLQFQNYEIETAKDGLQVLEAMAMEDFDAILMDINMPKMDGMECAKKIRAMSDPKKSKIPIIAITGNARNYTSKDFNAVGINDYMQKPVNFDDLVEKLSSYLEK, from the coding sequence ATGGGTTCTAAAAAAATACTTATTGCAGAAGACAGTTCTGTAATTCAAAATATTACTCGCAAAGTATTGCAGTTTCAAAATTATGAAATCGAAACAGCAAAAGATGGTTTGCAAGTATTGGAAGCAATGGCAATGGAAGATTTTGATGCAATATTAATGGACATCAACATGCCAAAAATGGACGGAATGGAATGTGCTAAAAAAATCCGTGCAATGAGCGACCCTAAAAAATCTAAAATTCCAATTATTGCAATTACAGGAAATGCTCGTAATTATACTTCTAAGGATTTTAATGCCGTAGGAATTAATGATTATATGCAAAAACCTGTAAATTTTGATGAT